The Limnospira fusiformis SAG 85.79 genomic interval ACTCAACCCGAAATCTCCTTTCCTTTATGGTCAAATTGCAGAAATACTAGCAGAGCAGGGTCAAATAGAACAAGCAGTGCAATATTACCGAAATGCAATTAAACTTGACTCCAGACATCAAGCTACACATCCTAATTTGGTGGCAGCATTGTCTCCTTCAGAATAGTAGTGTAGGCTAGAAGAGGCGGTGGATGCTTTTCAAAAAGCGATCGCACTTCAGCACTTCATCCCCATTTCCCTGGATTTCAGTAATCGTGCTAGGGTAGTGGTAGGCGGGCTGTGATGTAATGCGATCGCCTCATCCAACCTCCCAGACCGTTTCAACTGATTCGCCTGTCTCAGTAACTCCCCCGCACTCATTCCTTGACTACTCCTCATAACTCACTTCTCAATCCACACCCACCCCTGACATAGACCAGCATCATATCACGATACTTACCCAACTTGACAAATTTCTATGGCTGTGGTATAATAGGGGTTGGTTTCTGCATAGTCTGTGCTTTAGTAGTCTGGGGAGTCAGAAAATTGGTCAGCGATTTTGATAGGGGTAATCAACTGCTGCAGAGCGGTAAGCTAGAAGAGGCTGTGGATGCTTTTCAAAAAGCGATCGCACTTCATCCCCACTTCCCTGGATTTCAGTAATCGTGCTAGGGTAGTGGTAGGCGGGCTGTGATGTAATGCGATCGCCTCATCCAACCTCCCAGACCGTTTCAACTGATTCGCCTGTCTCAGTAACTCCCCCGCACTCATACCAGCGTTATTAATTATTACTAAAACATCAGTCTACCACAGTCTTACTAATCAAATTCTGCCAATCTGGTAAATCTGTCAAAAAACCAATATCCCAACTCTGACCATTCTGCACGGAAAACTTTTTAAAGCACCCCACCCAGTCGGCAATAGTCTCCATTCGATAGTAAGGGGTATATTCCCAAGAGCGATTTAAAAAATCAGCCATGTCCGCATACAAGCCCTTATCATAGTGATACCAAGCCAGCCATACCAGAGTATGATAGCGCACAGAACTCTCCATGGCTCGGATGGACTGGGGTAAATCTTGATGAGCAAAAAACTTATCTAGTACCCTCACTACACAATCAGCCTGAGTTTTGGCGTTTCTGGTGGTGTTCCCCCCATACCGACGATAACCCACGGCAACCCGCGGCCACCAAGTCGCCTCACACCCCATCAAGGCTAAACGCAAGACTAAATCGACATCGTGGGATTGTCGCAACTCCCTATCAAAACCCCCCGCCTTTTCTAGGGAATTCTTTGTGACTAATAAGCTACTGGTTTTGACCGGTTTATACCTTAACCAACTCTCTAAGGTGAGTTCGGGAACTTTATGCCAAGGTTCGACATCAATGATTTGATTACGGAGTTCATCGACAATGCGCCATCCGGTCTGGACGATCGCTAAATTAGGCTGTTGGTCAAATAAACTCACCTGTTGTGCTAACTTTTCTGGTAACAGCCAAAAATCATCGGCATCTAAAAAGGCAATTAACTCCCCCTTGGCTTGGTGAATCCCCAAATTCCGAGCTACAGCAGAACCTTGATTTTCCTGGTGAAAATATCTAATTTTATCCCCTAATGATGCGACTACCTCCGAGGTTCCATCTGTGGAACCATCATCAACAACTATGATTTCATAGTCTTGATAGGTTTGGCTTAAAACACTTTCGATCGCTTCCCCTAAAAAGCGATCGCCATTATAAACGGGAATAATTACACTGACCCTCGGATGTTGATTCAGATTCCGCCTCCTAGTGACTCACAATTAGACTGCAATTATAACACAGGCAACAGGCCAGTTATCCTTCTATACAGGTTGTTCAGAAATCGTGCTAAACATTACCCTCACCCTAAATCTGGATCCCAGGTGGACAGAGGGACTTTGACAGCCTATTGCATAATTACTGAAAAGGTTGTAAGCGATCGCCTAGGGTCTGCCTAGCACATATCCCCTATCGCCGCCAGACAACAAATAGGAACTGCCGACAATTTTTGAGAGAATGCGATCGCCGCCGAGGGGATAGCGGTTTCTTTTTCATGAAATCATGTAATTTTCATCAGCTTAACTGATGATTTGGATACCAGTTATCATCCAATAATTGTTCAAAATTATAAGGGCAATTAGCCGGAAATATACTTTTAGATAAACCCGTTTTTTTGATTACGAAACTTACCGCGACATGATAGATAGAGTCCAATTGGAGAATCAGCTTATTTTGCAAACTCGCGGTCAGTTCATGAATCAAATCATCTCGAAACGCAATTATTTCTGATTGCCAATGCCGACAGTTGCGCTCGTATTCTTGCTCCCAGTATTCCCATAACAGAAGATGGATGATGATTTGTCGCAACCGACTTCTCGCTTGATTAAATTGACTCCTACCCCAACTTTCCAACTCCTCAATTAAGCCGTCTAAATCCAAATGTCGGAAGTCTTCTGCTTTTAACAATTCGACGGTTTTTTGCAACCATAAATAACTGTCGGTTTGATACAAGTCTTGCAGTTGATTGTTGAGGGCATTTTTCATATTGTTTCCCCATATCCGAATGGTCGCCCTTGATTGGCGATCGCATCCTTAATGTGAAATCATGTTACCATAAGATTGACAACATAGCGCCGACCGGATCGCAGGTTTCAACAAGCACCGATGCCGGTGCTACCATGGGAGGCATTGGCATGGTGAAAAAGCGATCGCCTTACCCCACCCTGGAATTATAACACAGGCAACAAGCCAGTTCTACTTCTATAAGCGATCGCCATCAATCCCCGCTTCCCGCAACAACATCTCCAACCTTTTAGTCTTTCGGCGCTCCTCTTCCAACTCGGCGGTCACTTGTTCGGCTCGCGAGCGCTCCTGTTGTAATTGTTGCTCGATTTCCAGGGGAGAAGAAAACGGCTGACCCTGGGGATTATAAAGTGTTAAAGTCTCCTCGGACAACTCAAATCGAACTTGCAGGCGGGGACTCACCCAATTCTGCATTTCCTCAATCATAGCCAGACGATCGCCCGAACGGATACACCCGCTCAAATCATTGTTTTCCGGGTCATAAATATAATATTCCTCCACCCCATAGCGATCGTAAAATAACAACTTCCGAGTCAGTTCTCCCGGTCGGTTCCCCGGAGACAGAATTTCCAACACCACCTGGGGGGCGATCGCCTTTTCTTTCCACTGTTGGTAAGAACCCCGGTCTCCCTTCTCTACCCCAAACACCACCATAACATCCGGCGCTTGGCGTATCTTATTATTCCCTTCCACCGGATACCAGAGTAAATCCCCCGCCACAAACACATCCGCCTGTAGGGCAAATAACCACGCCAGATTGTGATATATGGTCATAATCCAGCGAAACTGAATCGTATTGTCGGCGATCGGTTTACCGTCAGAATCAGGATAGATAATTTCATGCTGAGTTGCTATTTTTGGCTGAGAAACCATTGCTCATCTCCCTCTCAACTCATCTGGTGTTTCCCTCTCTGGGAATATGATAACCCAATCCTAAGCAAATGCCAGGATTTCCCAGCATCTGGCAAGTTACCATGAAGAATATCCGCCCACATTCCCGGAGGAAATCTGATGCACAGCACTCTCTCCCTGCAACTCCCCCCTTCCACGGTTCTCCACATCACCCTGGAACAATTCCAGGCGCTCGCCGCCGCCAACCCCGATTTAAGATTGGAACGGACAGCTACAGGAGAATTGATTGTGAACCCACCCGCAGGGAGCGAATCGGGAAAAAGAAATTTGAGCTTGACAACCCAACTGGGAATTTGGGTGGAAGCCCACCCGGAATTGGGGGAAGGGTTCGACTCCTCGACGGGATTTATCCTCCCCAATGGTGCGATCCGTTCCCCTGATGCTTCTTGGGTGAGTCGCCCCCGTTGGGAGGCGCTGACACCCGATATGCGTCGCGGTTTCGCTCCTTTATGTCCTGACTTCGTGGTGGAATTGCGATCGCCTACCGATAGCTTATCCCTACTGCGAGAAAAGATGGGGGAATATTTGGAAAATGGAGCCCGACTGGGATGGTTGATTGACCCCCAAAATCGACGGGTAGAAATCTACCGCCCCGGACAAGAAATCGAAGTTTTGCCGGAGCCCACAGAACTCTCAGGCGGCGATGTCTTGCCGGGATTTGTTTTGAGACTTAATCGGATTTGGGGATGAGAATTGCCTGGCTTTTTTAGTAGAGCGATCGCCTTACCCCACCCTGGAATTATAACACAGGCAACAAGCCAGTTCTACTTCTATAAGCGATCGCCATCAATCCCCGCTTCCCGCAACAACATCTCCAACCTTTTAGCCTTTCGGCGCTCCTCTTCCAACTCGGCGGTCATTTGTTCGGCTCGCGAGCGCTCCTCTTCCAACTCGGCGGTCACTTGTTCGGCTCGCAAGCGCTCCTGTTCGGCTCGCGAGCGCTCCTCTTCCAACTCGGCGGTCACTTGTTTGGCTCGCGAGCGCTCCTGTTGTAATTGTTGCTCGATTTCCAGGGGAGAAGAAAACGGCTGACCCTGGGGATTATAAAGTGTTAAAGTCTCCTCGGACAACTCAAATCGAACTTGCAGGCGGGGACTCACCCAATTCTGCATTTCCTCAATCATAGCCAGACGATCGCCCGAACGGATACACCCGCTCAAATCATTGTTTTCCGGGTCATAAATATAATATTCCTCCACCCCATAGTGTTCGTAAAATAACAACTTCCGAGTCAGTTCTCCCGGTCGGTTCCCCGGAGACAGAATTTCAAACACGACCTGGGGGGCGATCGCCTTTTCTTTCCACTGTTGGTAAGAACCCCGGTCTCCCTTCTCTACCCCAAACACCACCATAACATCCGGCGCTTGGCGTATCTTATTATTCCCTTCCACCGGATACCAGAGTAAATCCCCTGCCACAAACACATCCGCCTGTAGGGCAAATAACCACGCCAGATTGTGATATATGGTCATAATCCAGCGAAACTGAATCGTATTCTCGGCCATCGGTTTACCGTCAGAATCAGGATAGATAATTTCATGCTGAGTTGCTATTTTTGGCTGAGAAACCATTGCTCATCTCCCTCTCAACTCATCTGGTGTTTCCCTCTCTGGGAATATGATAACCCAATCCTAAGCAAATGCCAGGATTTCCCAGCATCTGGCAAGTTACCATGAAGAATATCCGCCCACATTCCCGGAGGAAATCTGATGCACAGCACTCTCTCCCTGCAACTCCCCCCTTCCACCCTTCTCCAAGTCACCCTGGAACAATTCCAGGCGCTCTGCCAACCCCGATTTAAGATTGGAACGGACAGCTACAGGAGAATTGATTGTGAACCCACCCGCAGGGAGCGAATCGGGAAAAAGAAATTTTAGCTTGACAACCCAACTGGGAATTTGGGTGGAAGCCCACCCGGAATTGGGGGAAGGGTTCGACTCCTCGACCGGATTTATCCTCCCCAATGGTGCGATCCGTTCCCCTGATGCTTCTTGGGTGAGTCGCCCCCGTTGGGAGGCGCTGACACCCGATATGCGTCGCGGTTTCGCTCCTTTATGTCCTGACTTCGTGGTGGAATTGCGATCGCCTACCGATAGCTTATCCCTACTGCGAGAAAAGATGGGGGAATATTTGGAAAATGGAGCCCGACTGGGATGGTTGATTGACCCCCAAAATCGACGGGTAGAAATCTACCGCCCCGGACAAGAAATCGAAGTTTGGCCGGAGCCCACAGAACTCTCAGGCGGCGATGTCTTGCCGGGATTTGTTTTGAGACTTGATCGGATTTGGGGATGAGAATTGCCTGGCTTTTTAGTAGGGCGATCGCCTTACCCCACCCTGGAATTATAACACAGGCAACAAGCCAGTTCTACTTCTATAAGCGATCGCCATCAATCCCCGCTTCCCGCAACAACATCTCCAACCTTTTAGCCTTTCGGCGCTCCTCTTCCAACTCGGCGGTCACTTGTTCGGCTCGCGAGCGCTCCTCTTCCAACTCGGCGGTCACTTGTTCGGCTCGCGAGCGCTCCTCTTCCAACTCGGCGGTCACTTGTTCGGCTCGCGAGCGCTCCTGTTCGGCTCGCGAGCGCTCCTGTTCGGCTCGCGAGCGCTCCTGTTGTAATTGTTGCTCGATTTCCAGGGGAGAAGAAAACGGCTGACCCTGGGGATTATAAAGTGTTAACGTCTCCTCGGACAACTCAAATCGAACTTGCAGGCGGGGACTCACCCAATTCTGCATTTCCTCAATCATAGCCAGATGATCGCCCGAACGGATACACCCGCTCAAATCATTGTTTTCCGGGTCATAAATATAATATTCCTCCACCCCATAGTGTTCGTAAAATAACAACTTCCGAGTCAGTTCTCCCGGTCGGTTCCCCGGAGACAGAATTTCCAACACCACCTGGGGGGCGATCGCCTTTTCTTTCCACTGTTGGTAAGAACCCCGGTCTCCCTTCTCTACCCCAAACACCACCATAACATCGGGCGCTTGGCGTATCTTATTATTTCCTTCCACCGGATACCAGAGTAAATCCCCTGCCACAAACACATCCGCCTGTAGGGCAAATAACCACGCCAGATTGTGATATATGGTCATAATCCAGCGAAACTGAATCGTATTCTCGGCCATCGGTTTACCGTCAGAATCAGGATAGATAATTTCATGCTGAGTTGCTATTTTTGGCTGAGAAACCATTGCTCATCTCCCTCTCAACTCATCTGGTGTTTCCCTCTCTGGGAATATGATAACCCAATCCTAAGCAAATGCCAGGATTTCCCAGCATCTGGCAAGTTACCATGAAGAATATCCGCCCACATTCCCGGAGGAAATCTGATGCACAGCACTCTCTCCCTGCAACTCCCCCCTTCCACCCTTCTCCAAGTCACCCTGGAACAATTCCAGGCGCTCGCCGCCGCCAACCCCGATTTAAGATTGGAACGGACAGCTACAGGAGAATTGATTGTGAACCCACCCGCAGGGAGCGAATCGGGAAAAAGAAATTTTAGCTTGACAACCCAACTGGGAATTTGGGTGGAAGCCCACCCGGAATTGGGGGAAGGGTTCGACTCCTCGACCGGATTTATCCTCCCCAATGGTGCGATCCGTTCCCCTGATGCTTCTTGGGTGAGTCGCCCCCGTTGGGAGGCGCTGACACCCGATATGCGTCGCGGTTTCGCTCCTTTATGTCCTGACTTCGTGGTGGAATTGCGATCGCCTACCGATAGCTTATCCCTACTGCGAGAAAAGATGGGGGAATATTTGGAAAATGGAGCCCGACTGGGATGGTTGATTGACCCCCAAAATCGACGGGTAGAAATCTACCGCCCCGGACAAGAAATCGAAGTTTGGCCGGAGCCCACAGAACTCTCAGGCGGCGATGTCTTGCCGGGATTTGTTTTGAGACTTGATCGGATTTGGGGATGAGAATTGCCTGGCTTTTTAGTAGGGCGATCGCCTTACCCCACCCTGGAATTATAACACAGGCAACAAGCCAGTTCTACTTCTATAAGCGATCGCCATCAATCCCCGCTTCCCGCAACAACATCTCCAACCTTTTAGCCTTTCGGCGCTCCTCTTCCAACTCGGCGGTCACTTGTTCGGCTCGCGAGCGCTCCTGTTCGGCTCGCGAGCGCTCCTGTTCGGCTCGCGAGCGCTCCTCTTCCAACTCGGCGGTCACTTGTTCGGCTCGCGAGCGCTCCTGTTCGGCTCGCGAGCGCTCCTGTTGTAATTGTTGCTCGATTTCCAGGGGAGAAGAAAACGGCTGACCCTGGGGATTATAAAGTGTTAACGTCTCCTCGGATAACTCAAATCGAACTTGCAGGCGGGGACTCACCCAATTCTGCATTTCCTCAATCATAGCCAGATGATCGCCCGAACGGATACACCCGCTCAAATCATTGTTTTCCGGGTCATAAATATAATATTCCTCCACCCCATAGTGTTCGTAAAATAACAACTTCCGAGTCAGTTCTCCCGGTCGGTTCCCCGGAGACAGAATTTCAAACACGACCTGGGGGGCGATCGCCTTTTCTTTCCACTGTTGGTAAGAACCCCGGTCTCCCTTCTCTACCCCAAACACCACCATAACATCGGGCGCTTGGCGTATCTTATTATTTCCTTCCACCGGATACCAGAGTAAATCCCCCGCCACAAACACATCCGCCTGTAGGGCAAATAACCACGCCAGATTGTGATATATGGTCATAATCCAGCGAAACTGAATCGTATTCTCGGCCATCGGTTTACCGTCAGAATCAGGATAGATAATTTCATGCTGAGTTGCTATTTTTGGCTGAGAAACCATTGCTCATCTCCCTCTCAACTCATCTGGTGTTTCCCTCTCTGGGAATATGATAACCCAATCCTAAGCAAATGCCAGGATTTCCCAGCATCTGGCAAGTTACCATGAAGAATATCCGCCCACATTCCCGGAGGAAATCTGATGCACAGCACTCTCTCCCTGCAACTCCCCCCTTCCACCCTTCTCCAAGTCACCCTGGAACAATTCCAGGCGATCGCCGCCGCCAACCCCGATTTAAGATTGGAACGGACAGCTACAGGAGAATTGATTGTGAACCCACCCGCAGGGAGCGAATCGGGAAAAAGAAATTTTAGCTTGACAACCCAAC includes:
- a CDS encoding glycosyltransferase family 2 protein, with protein sequence MNQHPRVSVIIPVYNGDRFLGEAIESVLSQTYQDYEIIVVDDGSTDGTSEVVASLGDKIRYFHQENQGSAVARNLGIHQAKGELIAFLDADDFWLLPEKLAQQVSLFDQQPNLAIVQTGWRIVDELRNQIIDVEPWHKVPELTLESWLRYKPVKTSSLLVTKNSLEKAGGFDRELRQSHDVDLVLRLALMGCEATWWPRVAVGYRRYGGNTTRNAKTQADCVVRVLDKFFAHQDLPQSIRAMESSVRYHTLVWLAWYHYDKGLYADMADFLNRSWEYTPYYRMETIADWVGCFKKFSVQNGQSWDIGFLTDLPDWQNLISKTVVD
- a CDS encoding DUF29 domain-containing protein; translation: MKNALNNQLQDLYQTDSYLWLQKTVELLKAEDFRHLDLDGLIEELESWGRSQFNQARSRLRQIIIHLLLWEYWEQEYERNCRHWQSEIIAFRDDLIHELTASLQNKLILQLDSIYHVAVSFVIKKTGLSKSIFPANCPYNFEQLLDDNWYPNHQLS
- a CDS encoding Uma2 family endonuclease, which gives rise to MVSQPKIATQHEIIYPDSDGKPIADNTIQFRWIMTIYHNLAWLFALQADVFVAGDLLWYPVEGNNKIRQAPDVMVVFGVEKGDRGSYQQWKEKAIAPQVVLEILSPGNRPGELTRKLLFYDRYGVEEYYIYDPENNDLSGCIRSGDRLAMIEEMQNWVSPRLQVRFELSEETLTLYNPQGQPFSSPLEIEQQLQQERSRAEQVTAELEEERRKTKRLEMLLREAGIDGDRL
- a CDS encoding Uma2 family endonuclease, yielding MHSTLSLQLPPSTVLHITLEQFQALAAANPDLRLERTATGELIVNPPAGSESGKRNLSLTTQLGIWVEAHPELGEGFDSSTGFILPNGAIRSPDASWVSRPRWEALTPDMRRGFAPLCPDFVVELRSPTDSLSLLREKMGEYLENGARLGWLIDPQNRRVEIYRPGQEIEVLPEPTELSGGDVLPGFVLRLNRIWG
- a CDS encoding Uma2 family endonuclease, whose translation is MVSQPKIATQHEIIYPDSDGKPMAENTIQFRWIMTIYHNLAWLFALQADVFVAGDLLWYPVEGNNKIRQAPDVMVVFGVEKGDRGSYQQWKEKAIAPQVVFEILSPGNRPGELTRKLLFYEHYGVEEYYIYDPENNDLSGCIRSGDRLAMIEEMQNWVSPRLQVRFELSEETLTLYNPQGQPFSSPLEIEQQLQQERSRAKQVTAELEEERSRAEQERLRAEQVTAELEEERSRAEQMTAELEEERRKAKRLEMLLREAGIDGDRL
- a CDS encoding Uma2 family endonuclease codes for the protein MVSQPKIATQHEIIYPDSDGKPMAENTIQFRWIMTIYHNLAWLFALQADVFVAGDLLWYPVEGNNKIRQAPDVMVVFGVEKGDRGSYQQWKEKAIAPQVVLEILSPGNRPGELTRKLLFYEHYGVEEYYIYDPENNDLSGCIRSGDHLAMIEEMQNWVSPRLQVRFELSEETLTLYNPQGQPFSSPLEIEQQLQQERSRAEQERSRAEQERSRAEQVTAELEEERSRAEQVTAELEEERSRAEQVTAELEEERRKAKRLEMLLREAGIDGDRL
- a CDS encoding Uma2 family endonuclease — protein: MHSTLSLQLPPSTLLQVTLEQFQALAAANPDLRLERTATGELIVNPPAGSESGKRNFSLTTQLGIWVEAHPELGEGFDSSTGFILPNGAIRSPDASWVSRPRWEALTPDMRRGFAPLCPDFVVELRSPTDSLSLLREKMGEYLENGARLGWLIDPQNRRVEIYRPGQEIEVWPEPTELSGGDVLPGFVLRLDRIWG
- a CDS encoding Uma2 family endonuclease encodes the protein MVSQPKIATQHEIIYPDSDGKPMAENTIQFRWIMTIYHNLAWLFALQADVFVAGDLLWYPVEGNNKIRQAPDVMVVFGVEKGDRGSYQQWKEKAIAPQVVFEILSPGNRPGELTRKLLFYEHYGVEEYYIYDPENNDLSGCIRSGDHLAMIEEMQNWVSPRLQVRFELSEETLTLYNPQGQPFSSPLEIEQQLQQERSRAEQERSRAEQVTAELEEERSRAEQERSRAEQERSRAEQVTAELEEERRKAKRLEMLLREAGIDGDRL